Proteins encoded within one genomic window of Arachis ipaensis cultivar K30076 chromosome B08, Araip1.1, whole genome shotgun sequence:
- the LOC110265493 gene encoding protein MAIN-LIKE 1-like: MQMYVKCHIMLLFGTILFADKSGAAVHWKFLPLLWNFGGIIQFSWGSACLTHLYRSLCRATRVDCKEMDGPLTLLVTWAWIRLPFLAPIPGNPRVFPIANRWHNWDRQNYAYRYKTLAHYRRLLDDLQEGHVFCKIQVPYVTC, translated from the exons ATGCAGATGTATGTAAAGTGTCACATAATGTTGTTATTTGGGACAATTCTGTTTGCAGATAAGTCGGGTGCAGCGGTGCACTGGAAATTTTTACCTTTGCTCTGGAACTTCGGTGGGATCATACAGTTTAGTTGGGGTTCGGCATGCCTGACACACTTGTATAGATCATTGTGTAGGGCAACTCGTGTCGACTGCAAGGAGATGGACGGTCCACTGACACTGTTGGTCACTTGGGCTTGGATCCGACTACCATTTCTAGCGCCGATTCCTGGCAATCCCCGAGTGTTTCCAATTGCAAACAG ATGGCATAACTGGGACCGTCAAAACTATGCCTACCGATATAAAACGCTTGCGCACTACAGGAGGTTGTTGGATGATCTACAAGAAGGACATGTATTTTGTAAAATACAAGTACCTTATGTAACTTGTTAA
- the LOC107614231 gene encoding F-box/FBD/LRR-repeat protein At3g14710, with product MDSSNQTQNIVIKETEETDSKDIISTLHESTLGQILSFLPTIEAIQTCVLSQRWIHVWKSITSLCFSDSLPCYGKILKKEQFVNFVNKVLLHHLANSSITNFSLCLTRYRYDSKQVSEWISTVLDRRIQKLHIQYAGKVQFSSHSFFKCDTLVQLVLKVRCTLNVPIYACFPNLRNLNISGVRLESESSIFSEDIVLNFPVLKVFEARACEWLTMQGISIQAPLLEKFSLELCYSSISNESCKSSIKIFAPCLKEFSYEGDLELDIILLDSSSVCDASIVIVVDEDKKVMMESLQFQAHKLLSQIHQVEQLKLLFYKVLMHSNDIFTHLPTFGRLTYLQLNEVTDEALSKLLHNSPILNTLVLLNGVSHDSNKDAMSYASSVPHCFLSSLRVFQFNGFNVHEHEISLVKFVMGNAAVLERMIISAAFWLRYSDIDMEKVKDNIFSFPKCCIRAIIEFSDVNGSSTCSGPHVKVV from the exons ATGGATTCAAGCAATCAAACTCAGAACATTGTTATAAAAGAAACAGAAGAAACTGATTCCAAAGACATAATCAGCACATTACATGAAAGCACACTTGGTCAAATCCTCTCTTTCCTTCCAACCATAGAAGCAATTCAAACTTGTGTGTTATCTCAAAGGTGGATTCATGTTTggaaatccatcacctctctatGTTTCAGTGACAGTTTGCCTTGTTATGGAAAGATTCTGAAGAAAGAAcaatttgtgaattttgtgaaCAAAGTACTTCTTCACCATCTAGCAAATTCAAGCATCACAAACTTCTCTCTTTGTTTAACAAGATATAGATATGATTCAAAACAAGTTAGTGAATGGATCTCCACTGTCTTAGATAGAAGAATCCAGAAGCTTCATATTCAGTATGCTGGTAAAGTTCAATTTTCGTCACATTCCTTCTTTAAATGTGACACTCTAGTACAATTAGTCCTTAAAGTTAGATGCACTCTAAATGTTCCAATCTATGCTTGTTTTCCAAATCTTCGAAACCTTAACATCTCCGGGGTCAGATTAGAGAGCGAATCATCCATTTTCTCAGAAGATATAGTACTTAATTTCCCAGTTCTGAAAGTGTTTGAAGCTAGAGCATGTGAGTGGTTAACTATGCAGGGTATTAGTATTCAAGCACCTCTGCTTGAAAAGTTTTCCTTAGAACTTTGTTATTCTTCTATTTCTAATGAATCATGTAAATCCTCCATCAAGATCTTTGCTCCTTGTCTAAAAGAGTTCTCTTATGAGGGTGATCTCGAACTAGATATCATTCTATTGGATTCATCCTCGGTTTGTGATGCTTCTATCGTGATTGTTGTTGATGAAGACAAAAAGGTCATGATGGAAAGTTTACAGTTTCAAGCACATAAGCTTCTCAGTCAAATCCATCAAGTGGAACAACTGAAGTTATTGTTTTATAAG GTTCTTATGCATTCCAATGACATATTTACCCATCTTCCTACCTTTGGAAGGCTGACTTATCTTCAACTAAACGAGGTTACCGATGAAGCCCTGTCGAAATTACTCCACAACTCCCCAATTCTTAACACTCTTGTTTTACTCAAT GGAGTATCTCATGACTCAAACAAAGATGCAATGTCTTATGCATCATCAGTGCCTCATTGCTTTCTTTCAAGCCTCAGAGTTTTTCAGTTTAATGGATTTAATGTGCATGAACACGAAATTTCTCTTGTTAAGTTTGTGATGGGTAATGCAGCAGTGTTGGAGAGGATGATTATATCAGCAGCATTTTGGCTACGCTATTCAGATATTGATATGGAGAAAGTCAAGGATAACATTTTTTCATTTCCAAAGTGTTGCATCCGTGCCATAATAGAATTTTCTGATGTTAATGGTTCCTCAACATGTTCAGGACCCCATGTAAAAGTAGTATAG